ACCCACCACAATGCTTTATTGGGAGTGCGTAACATCTCTGGAATGGTACGCGACCAAGAACGATTGCTCAAAATCATGCTCAAATTCGATACAATTAGGGTGGTAAAAGCGAGAGCGCGGGCATCAAATTCTCCATGTCCAGAATAATAAGACACACCAAATACAGCCACTAGCACCACCAATACACTCAATCCTTGCAGCAATGCTAATTTCAAAGTGCGACGGCTAAATAATGGTTCCTTTGGGTTGCGGGGTGGACGCTTCATCACATTACTTTCTTCTGGCTCTGCCTCAAACACCACCGTACAAGCTGGGTCAATAATTAGGTGTAGGAAGGCAATATGGATAGGTAATAACACTAAAGGCCAGTGAAAGATTACCGGAATCAACGACATCCCAGCAATGGGGATATGAACCGCCAAGGTATAAGCCATACCTTTTTTCAGGTTGTCAAATACTCGTCGCCCCAGCCTGACGGACTGGACAATTGAAGAAAAATCATCATCTAGCAATACCAAGTCCGCAGACTCCCGCGCCACATCTGTACCCCGTTCGCCCATCGCAATGCCAATATGCGCCGCTTTCAAAGCTGGGGCATCATTTACCCCATCTCCAGTCATCGCCACTATTTCGCCGCACCGTTTCAGGGCATTAACAATCAGTAATTTTTGTTCTGGGACAACCCGTGCAAAGATATTCACGGTTTGAATCTGAGAAAGCAACTCGCCTTCTGGCATCTTTTCTAATTCTGTTCCCGTGATGACTTCTGTAGCGGGTGTGAGTCCGATTTGGCGGGCAATATTTTGGGCTGTTGCTGGATAATCACCTGTAATCATCACAACCCGAATCCCGGCAGTGTAACACTCAGCAATGGCTGGCGCTACAGTCGGGCGCACGGGATCAGCCATGCCTACCAGTCCCAAAAATGCAAATACAAAGTCATGTTGTTTTTCAGGAAGAGAGTTTGGCTTATTGTCCGTTTGATGTCGCCCGATCGCTTTAGCTATACCCAAAACCCGCAAACCAGCAGCAGCCATTGTATTGATATGCTGCTCTAAGTCTCGCATTTGTTGGGCATTAAAGTGACACAAATCAGCGATCGCTTCTGGCGCACCTTTGGTAGCAATTACCAGCCTTTTCTCTGGTGATTCCCAAACACAAGACATCGCCAACAATTCACCAGAGAGTGGATATTCTTGCAATATCTCCCAATCTTTATGTAAATGTTCAGTTCTGGCTAAATAGTCATCACCCACTTGTTTGAGGGCTTTTTCCATCGGATCGAAGGGGTCTTTGCGACTGGCTAAAATCCCAAATTCGATTAACTCATGGTAAGTTTCTGGGAGTGCTTCTCGTTCGTGTAAAGCGACATCATAAAAATTGGGAGATACGAATAATTGCTGAACTGACATCCGGTTAAAAGTCAGTGTTCCAGTTTTATCGACACAAAGAACGGTAGTAGAACCCAGTGTTTCCACTACAGGGACACGACGAGTCAACACCCTAGCTAGAGAAAATCTCCAAGCACCCAACGCCAAGAAAATCGCCAATACCACAGGAATTTCATTAGGCAAAATTGCCATCGCCAACGCTAACCCGGCGAGAACCCCTTGTAGCCAATTGCCAGTAGATGCACCGTAAATTACGACCACAGCAACGCAGATAGCGATCGCTACAAACGTCAATTTACTAACAATCCGCCGAGTTTCCCTTTCCAGAACCGTCTCTTCTGGTTCCACAGTCTGCAAAGCTTTGCCAATTTTGCCCATCTCTGTCTGCATACCAGTGGCATAGACTTGGGCAATACCTTGACCTTGAACTATCAGCGTTCCCGAATAGACAAAGGGGAAATCGTCACCACCAGGACGGTGCTGGGATGCAGTTTGTGTGGTGTTTTCTAAATCTGTGCTGTCCTTGAATGATTGCTTACGTACAGGCAAAGATTCACCTGTTAACAGAGACTCATCGACGCTCAAATGTGTAGACCACAGCACCACAGCATCCGCAGTAACTCTATCGCCCTCTGACAAAACAATCACATCTTCACGTACTACTTCCCGTCCCGCAATCCGTTGGCGTTCTCCATCACGGATCACTAATGCGCGAGGACTGGAGAGTTCACGTAGTGCTTCCAGTGATTTTTCAGTTTTTTGTTCTTGGTATAAGTTAATGCCAACAATGAAGAAAACAAAGCCTAATAGGATTAACGCTTCCTGAACATCACCCAGAAACAAGTAAATGACACCACAGCCTAACAAAAGTAGGAA
Above is a window of Nostoc sp. UHCC 0702 DNA encoding:
- a CDS encoding cation-translocating P-type ATPase, whose protein sequence is MAHKIELESITGLSASAVGDRLKKEGYNELPSTQHRNIWGIALEIFKEPIFLLLLGCGVIYLFLGDVQEALILLGFVFFIVGINLYQEQKTEKSLEALRELSSPRALVIRDGERQRIAGREVVREDVIVLSEGDRVTADAVVLWSTHLSVDESLLTGESLPVRKQSFKDSTDLENTTQTASQHRPGGDDFPFVYSGTLIVQGQGIAQVYATGMQTEMGKIGKALQTVEPEETVLERETRRIVSKLTFVAIAICVAVVVIYGASTGNWLQGVLAGLALAMAILPNEIPVVLAIFLALGAWRFSLARVLTRRVPVVETLGSTTVLCVDKTGTLTFNRMSVQQLFVSPNFYDVALHEREALPETYHELIEFGILASRKDPFDPMEKALKQVGDDYLARTEHLHKDWEILQEYPLSGELLAMSCVWESPEKRLVIATKGAPEAIADLCHFNAQQMRDLEQHINTMAAAGLRVLGIAKAIGRHQTDNKPNSLPEKQHDFVFAFLGLVGMADPVRPTVAPAIAECYTAGIRVVMITGDYPATAQNIARQIGLTPATEVITGTELEKMPEGELLSQIQTVNIFARVVPEQKLLIVNALKRCGEIVAMTGDGVNDAPALKAAHIGIAMGERGTDVARESADLVLLDDDFSSIVQSVRLGRRVFDNLKKGMAYTLAVHIPIAGMSLIPVIFHWPLVLLPIHIAFLHLIIDPACTVVFEAEPEESNVMKRPPRNPKEPLFSRRTLKLALLQGLSVLVVLVAVFGVSYYSGHGEFDARALAFTTLIVSNLSMILSNRSWSRTIPEMLRTPNKALWWVLGGGVVFMGLVLYVPVLRHLFRFSFLHFDDLVVSLTSGVFSILWFEGLKIWRRKKGNTRRAFD